Proteins from a single region of Hyphomicrobiales bacterium:
- a CDS encoding Uma2 family endonuclease, which produces MSALEKSRPPATYADLAALPANMVGEIIHGVLHAQPRPRPAHAVVSHELQVELGNPFGRGRGGPGGWLFMDEPELHLEAHVVVPDIAGWRRERLPRLPTTAFIATAPDWVCEVLSPSTARIDRTDKLAIYAEHGVGHAWYVDPDARTLEVFALTGGKWLLAATFKEADPVMAPPFEVHTFPLDVLWPYAEAASESGEASSPGDV; this is translated from the coding sequence ATGAGCGCGCTCGAAAAATCACGCCCGCCGGCGACCTATGCCGACCTCGCGGCTCTCCCCGCCAACATGGTCGGCGAGATCATCCATGGCGTGCTGCATGCTCAGCCGAGGCCCCGACCGGCCCATGCGGTGGTCAGCCACGAGCTCCAGGTCGAGTTGGGCAACCCGTTCGGACGGGGGCGGGGCGGGCCCGGCGGCTGGCTGTTCATGGACGAACCGGAGTTGCATCTCGAGGCGCACGTCGTCGTGCCCGACATCGCCGGCTGGCGGCGCGAGCGCTTGCCACGGCTGCCGACGACGGCCTTCATCGCGACGGCGCCGGATTGGGTCTGCGAGGTGCTCTCACCCTCGACGGCGCGGATCGACCGCACCGACAAGCTCGCCATCTATGCCGAGCACGGCGTCGGTCATGCTTGGTACGTGGACCCGGATGCGCGCACGCTGGAGGTCTTTGCGCTGACCGGTGGCAAGTGGCTGCTGGCCGCTACGTTCAAGGAGGCCGACCCTGTCATGGCCCCGCCGTTCGAGGTGCACACCTTTCCGCTCGACGTGCTCTGGCCGTACGCCGAGGCAGCTTCCGAGAGCGGCGAGGCATCCTCGCCAGGGGATGTCTGA
- a CDS encoding peptidylprolyl isomerase gives MLETLRKGAKTWVAAIFIGLLVLSFAVWGIADIFGGYGTRTVATIADKDITAQDFQTAYRNELQSLSARFGRPITPDMAQLFGVEQRVLARMVTSAVVDTHAERLGLGIADQTVLRLIQADPSFQSSDGSFNQLIFRQRLAQAGISEAAYVEDRRGALLRAQIAGAFTEELTPPTVFVDASNDYQNEKRTIAHVTIGLEKAGDVPAPDDAAIKAYYDENPQEFTAPEYRKVELLSVTPEALAATVEVSDEDVEQDYEAHRSRHTTPARRRIQQISFPDEATARTALEAIRGGQDFVDAAKLAGQTASDIDLGIQSIDQLADPVVALAAFALGEGEVSEPIKGTFTTVLLRASEITEEVVRPLEEVRDEIRTQIARDRAVSAVADLYDAVEDDRAASMSFAEIAAKHSLAHRVIEAIDASGKATDGTDVGELPSTNELLGAIFSTEPGTEANALETTDQGFVWLDVVASTPAALKPFESVAEAARTAAERQKRLDALRDLSDRLLTQLNDGKPLGDFAKDLGLDVVTSEPLTRTGSAPGLPAAVVSQAFAMAEGRHGVAWTDARDGRVLFRLEAVTPAPAPADTARTAIVDDLTRQIADDLIGQYTNALRDHYKVEINQAALDYAAGRTQPPAGGGGLF, from the coding sequence ATGCTCGAGACGCTCCGCAAAGGTGCGAAGACCTGGGTTGCGGCGATCTTCATCGGCCTGCTCGTGCTGAGCTTCGCGGTGTGGGGGATCGCCGACATCTTCGGTGGTTATGGAACGCGAACCGTCGCCACCATCGCGGACAAGGATATCACGGCGCAGGACTTCCAAACCGCCTATCGCAACGAGCTGCAATCCCTCTCGGCCCGCTTCGGGCGCCCGATCACGCCCGACATGGCGCAACTGTTCGGCGTCGAGCAGCGGGTTCTCGCGCGCATGGTCACGAGCGCCGTCGTCGACACCCACGCCGAGCGCCTCGGCCTCGGGATCGCGGACCAGACCGTTCTGCGGCTCATCCAGGCCGACCCGTCCTTTCAAAGCAGCGACGGCTCGTTCAACCAGCTGATCTTTCGCCAGCGCCTCGCCCAGGCCGGGATCAGCGAGGCGGCCTACGTCGAGGATCGCCGCGGTGCCTTGTTGCGCGCCCAAATCGCCGGCGCCTTCACCGAGGAGCTGACCCCGCCGACCGTCTTCGTCGACGCGAGCAACGACTATCAGAACGAGAAGCGCACCATCGCCCATGTCACGATCGGGCTCGAGAAGGCGGGTGATGTCCCGGCTCCCGACGATGCGGCCATCAAGGCCTATTACGACGAAAACCCACAGGAGTTCACGGCACCGGAGTACCGCAAGGTCGAACTGCTCAGCGTAACGCCGGAAGCACTGGCCGCGACGGTCGAGGTCTCCGACGAGGACGTCGAACAGGACTATGAAGCCCACCGCTCGCGCCACACGACGCCCGCCCGCCGGCGCATCCAACAGATTTCGTTCCCGGACGAGGCGACCGCCCGCACCGCGCTCGAGGCGATCCGCGGCGGCCAGGATTTCGTCGACGCCGCGAAACTCGCGGGCCAGACCGCGAGCGATATCGATCTCGGCATCCAGTCGATCGATCAACTCGCCGACCCGGTGGTCGCGCTCGCGGCTTTCGCGCTGGGCGAGGGCGAGGTGAGCGAGCCGATCAAGGGCACGTTCACGACCGTGCTCTTGCGCGCCAGCGAGATCACGGAGGAGGTCGTGCGCCCGCTCGAAGAGGTCCGCGACGAAATCCGCACCCAGATCGCACGTGACCGCGCGGTCTCGGCGGTCGCCGACCTCTACGACGCCGTCGAGGACGATCGCGCCGCCTCCATGTCGTTCGCCGAGATCGCCGCCAAGCACAGCCTCGCCCATCGCGTGATCGAGGCCATCGATGCCTCGGGTAAGGCGACCGACGGCACCGACGTCGGCGAGTTGCCGAGCACGAATGAACTGCTGGGGGCGATTTTTTCGACCGAGCCTGGAACCGAGGCCAATGCCCTGGAAACGACGGACCAGGGCTTCGTGTGGCTCGACGTCGTCGCATCGACGCCAGCGGCGCTGAAGCCGTTCGAATCGGTCGCCGAGGCCGCCCGCACGGCCGCCGAGCGCCAGAAGCGGCTCGATGCGCTTCGCGATCTCTCCGACAGGCTCCTCACCCAACTCAACGACGGCAAGCCGCTCGGTGACTTCGCCAAGGACCTCGGCCTCGACGTCGTCACCAGTGAACCGCTGACCCGGACCGGCTCCGCCCCGGGACTGCCGGCCGCCGTCGTCTCGCAGGCCTTCGCCATGGCCGAGGGCCGCCATGGCGTCGCCTGGACCGATGCCCGGGACGGGCGCGTGCTCTTTCGCCTGGAGGCGGTGACGCCGGCGCCCGCGCCCGCCGATACGGCTCGCACCGCCATCGTCGATGACCTGACGCGCCAGATCGCGGACGACCTCATCGGCCAGTATACGAACGCCCTGCGCGACCACTATAAGGTGGAGATCAATCAGGCGGCCCTCGATTACGCGGCCGGCCGCACGCAACCGCCGGCCGGCGGCGGCGGATTGTTCTGA
- a CDS encoding thiolase domain-containing protein — protein MSAAIIGWHHTPFGKLEGETVESLIVKAASGALADAGIGAEEIDEVVLGHFNAGFSAQDFTASLVFQASDAFRFKPATRVENACATGSAAVSQGLKSIEARRARFVLVVGVEQMTTTPGPEIGANLLKASYLAEEGATPAGFAGIFGKIAAAYFQRHGDQSDALAMIAAKNHENGVANPYAQMRKALGYEFCRAESDKNPYVAGPLKRTDCSLVSDGAAALVLTDLSTALQRPKAVAFRANAHVQDFLPMSKRDILRFEGCAMAWAKALADAGVALDDLSFVETHDCFTIAELIEYEAMGLAAPGEGARVIAEGVTAKDGRLPVNPSGGLKSKGHPIGATGVSMHVLTSMQLMGEAGGMQVPGAKLGGIFNMGGAAVANYVSILERLR, from the coding sequence ATGAGCGCCGCGATCATCGGCTGGCACCACACCCCGTTCGGCAAGCTCGAGGGCGAGACGGTCGAGAGCCTCATCGTCAAGGCCGCGAGCGGCGCGCTCGCCGATGCCGGGATCGGCGCCGAGGAGATCGACGAGGTCGTGCTCGGCCACTTCAACGCGGGCTTTTCGGCGCAGGACTTCACCGCCTCCCTCGTCTTCCAGGCCTCCGACGCGTTCCGGTTCAAGCCGGCGACCCGCGTCGAGAACGCCTGCGCGACGGGGTCTGCCGCCGTCTCGCAGGGTCTCAAGAGCATCGAGGCCCGACGCGCCCGTTTCGTCCTCGTCGTCGGCGTCGAGCAGATGACGACGACGCCCGGACCCGAGATCGGCGCCAACCTCCTCAAGGCGTCCTATCTCGCCGAAGAGGGAGCAACGCCAGCCGGGTTCGCCGGCATCTTCGGCAAGATCGCCGCGGCCTATTTCCAGCGCCACGGCGACCAGTCCGACGCACTCGCCATGATCGCGGCCAAGAACCACGAGAACGGCGTGGCCAACCCCTATGCGCAGATGCGCAAGGCGCTCGGCTACGAATTCTGCCGCGCCGAGAGCGACAAGAACCCCTATGTCGCCGGCCCCTTGAAGCGAACCGATTGTTCGCTCGTCTCGGACGGAGCCGCGGCACTCGTTCTGACGGACCTTTCAACCGCGCTCCAACGACCCAAGGCCGTGGCGTTTCGTGCCAACGCGCACGTCCAGGATTTCCTGCCGATGTCGAAGCGGGATATCCTGCGGTTCGAAGGCTGCGCCATGGCCTGGGCCAAGGCCCTCGCGGATGCAGGCGTTGCGCTCGACGATCTCTCGTTCGTCGAGACGCACGATTGTTTCACCATCGCAGAACTCATCGAATACGAGGCCATGGGCCTCGCGGCCCCTGGTGAGGGCGCCCGCGTCATCGCCGAGGGCGTGACCGCCAAGGATGGGCGCCTGCCGGTCAATCCTTCGGGGGGGCTCAAGTCCAAGGGCCATCCGATCGGGGCGACGGGTGTGTCCATGCACGTGCTGACGTCGATGCAACTCATGGGTGAGGCCGGCGGCATGCAGGTGCCAGGCGCCAAGCTCGGCGGCATCTTCAACATGGGCGGGGCGGCGGTCGCCAACTACGTCTCGATCCTCGAGCGCTTGCGCTAG
- a CDS encoding GIY-YIG nuclease family protein codes for MNTSSEFWVYILANRPRGVLYVGMTSALAQRIWQHRAGVVASFTRKFGVDRLVYFERHESTESAARREYALKRWRRAWKVALVEESNPDWRDLFDAIAG; via the coding sequence ATGAACACGTCGAGCGAGTTCTGGGTTTATATTCTCGCCAACCGGCCGCGCGGTGTCCTCTATGTCGGCATGACGAGTGCGCTCGCCCAGCGCATCTGGCAGCATCGAGCAGGGGTAGTGGCATCGTTTACCCGCAAGTTCGGGGTCGATCGGTTGGTCTATTTCGAGCGCCACGAGAGTACCGAGAGTGCCGCCCGGCGCGAGTATGCGCTCAAGCGATGGCGGCGCGCTTGGAAGGTTGCACTCGTGGAAGAGAGCAATCCGGATTGGCGCGACCTGTTCGACGCAATTGCAGGTTAG
- the nuoF gene encoding NADH-quinone oxidoreductase subunit NuoF, producing MLKDQDRIFQNLYGFHDWKLEGALKRGAWDGTKVLIDKGRDWVIEEVKQSGLRGRGGAGFPTGLKWSFMPKQVGERPHYLVVNADESEPGTCKDREIMRHDPHLLVEGCLIASFAMQANACYIYVRGEYIRERERLQAAIDQAYEARLIGKNNVHGWDFDCYVHHGAGAYICGEETALLESLEGKKGQPRLKPPFPANCGLYGAPTTVNNVESIAVVPDILRRGATWFASFGRPNNLGTKLFCISGHVNQPCNVEEAMSIPFRELIERHCGGVRGGWDNLLAVIPGGSSVPCVPAEQIIDTPMDFDSLRDLKSGLGTAAVIVMDKSTDIVRAIARISYFYKHESCGQCTPCREGTGWMWRVLERMAKGQSSRREIDLLLDVSKQIEGHTICALGDAAAWPVQGLIRHFRHEIERRIDAYAADPRGVEERLPRAVAAE from the coding sequence ATGCTCAAGGACCAGGACCGGATCTTCCAGAACCTCTATGGCTTTCACGACTGGAAGCTCGAGGGGGCTCTGAAGCGTGGCGCCTGGGATGGCACCAAGGTGCTGATCGACAAGGGCCGCGATTGGGTGATCGAGGAGGTCAAGCAGTCGGGCCTCAGGGGCCGAGGCGGGGCGGGCTTTCCGACCGGTCTCAAGTGGTCGTTCATGCCCAAGCAGGTCGGCGAGCGGCCGCACTACCTCGTCGTCAACGCCGACGAATCGGAGCCGGGCACCTGCAAGGACCGCGAGATCATGCGCCATGATCCGCACCTTCTGGTCGAGGGCTGCCTCATCGCCTCCTTCGCCATGCAGGCCAACGCCTGCTACATCTACGTGCGCGGCGAGTACATCCGCGAGCGCGAGCGCCTCCAGGCCGCCATCGATCAGGCCTACGAGGCCCGCCTCATCGGCAAGAACAACGTGCACGGCTGGGATTTCGACTGCTACGTGCACCACGGCGCCGGCGCCTACATCTGCGGCGAGGAGACGGCGCTGCTCGAAAGCCTCGAGGGCAAGAAGGGTCAGCCGCGCCTCAAGCCGCCCTTCCCGGCCAACTGCGGCCTCTATGGTGCGCCGACCACGGTCAACAACGTCGAGAGCATCGCCGTCGTGCCGGACATCCTGCGGCGCGGCGCCACCTGGTTCGCCAGCTTCGGGCGCCCCAACAACCTCGGCACCAAGCTTTTCTGCATCTCCGGCCACGTCAACCAGCCGTGCAACGTGGAGGAGGCGATGTCGATCCCCTTCCGCGAACTCATCGAGCGCCATTGCGGCGGCGTGCGCGGCGGCTGGGACAACCTGCTCGCCGTCATTCCCGGCGGCTCGTCGGTTCCGTGCGTGCCGGCCGAGCAGATCATCGACACGCCGATGGATTTCGACAGTCTGCGCGACCTCAAATCGGGCCTCGGCACGGCGGCGGTCATCGTCATGGACAAGTCGACCGACATCGTGCGCGCCATCGCCCGCATTTCCTATTTCTACAAGCACGAGAGCTGCGGCCAGTGCACGCCCTGCCGCGAGGGCACGGGCTGGATGTGGCGGGTGCTCGAGCGCATGGCCAAGGGTCAGTCGAGCCGGCGCGAGATCGACCTCCTGCTCGACGTTTCCAAGCAGATCGAGGGCCATACCATCTGCGCGCTGGGCGATGCCGCGGCCTGGCCCGTGCAGGGGCTCATCCGCCATTTCCGCCACGAGATCGAGCGCCGGATCGACGCCTATGCCGCCGACCCGCGTGGCGTCGAGGAGCGCCTGCCGCGCGCGGTTGCCGCCGAATAG
- the trpE gene encoding anthranilate synthase component I has protein sequence MKSGPLEHQGLQFRPAPEAFAEVAAAGRPQVVWTTLVADLETPVSAMLKLGAGRRNAFLLESVEGGAVRGRYSIIGLEPDLIWRANGERAEINRRPAEDPGDFQPLEEPTLDALRSLLESSRIELPEALPPMAAGVFGFMSYDTVRQVERLPGAGRDALGVPDAILIRPTVMVIFDAVKDEITIVTPVYPTPGGAPSSQSAGRRKTKAPGDQQTTYLEACERLARVVARLESPLDMRRDVTEVEPGEALPAARSNTPRKDYLAMVRKAKEYIAAGDIFQVVLSQRFSVPFTLAPFSLYRALRRTNPSPFLFFLDFGEFSIVGSSPEILVRVRDGEVTIRPIADTRPRGATPAEDRANAADLLADEKERAEHLMLVDLGRNDVGRVSEIGTVTLTDSFFLEYYSQVMHIVSNVTGRLRADRDAIDALMAGFPAGTVSGAPKVRAMQIIDELERDKRGPYAGCVGYFSANGQMDTCIVLRTALVKDGVMHVQAGAGIVADSIPESEQAECENKAKALFKAAEEAVRFASRGRGNQS, from the coding sequence ATGAAGTCCGGGCCGCTGGAGCACCAGGGATTGCAATTCCGCCCAGCCCCCGAGGCCTTCGCCGAGGTCGCGGCGGCCGGCCGCCCGCAAGTCGTCTGGACCACCCTCGTTGCCGATCTCGAGACGCCCGTCTCGGCGATGCTGAAACTCGGGGCCGGGCGCCGCAACGCGTTCCTGCTCGAGAGCGTCGAGGGGGGCGCCGTACGCGGTCGCTATTCGATCATCGGACTCGAGCCGGACCTCATCTGGCGCGCGAACGGGGAACGGGCGGAGATCAACCGGCGCCCCGCCGAAGACCCGGGCGATTTTCAGCCGCTCGAGGAGCCGACGCTCGACGCCCTGCGCAGCCTTCTGGAAAGTTCACGCATCGAACTGCCGGAGGCTTTGCCGCCGATGGCCGCAGGCGTCTTCGGCTTCATGAGCTACGACACCGTGCGCCAGGTCGAACGCCTGCCGGGAGCCGGCCGCGACGCGCTCGGCGTGCCGGACGCCATTCTCATCCGTCCGACGGTGATGGTGATCTTCGATGCCGTCAAGGACGAGATCACGATCGTCACCCCCGTCTATCCGACACCCGGCGGGGCGCCGAGCAGCCAGTCTGCCGGCCGCCGCAAGACCAAGGCGCCAGGCGACCAGCAAACGACCTATCTCGAAGCCTGCGAACGTCTCGCCCGCGTCGTTGCGCGTCTCGAATCCCCGCTCGACATGCGGCGCGACGTCACCGAGGTCGAGCCCGGCGAAGCGCTGCCCGCCGCGCGCTCCAACACGCCGCGCAAGGACTACCTCGCGATGGTGCGCAAGGCCAAGGAGTACATCGCGGCCGGCGACATCTTCCAGGTCGTCCTCAGCCAGCGGTTTTCCGTCCCCTTCACGCTCGCACCCTTCTCGCTCTACCGGGCCCTCAGGCGCACCAACCCCTCGCCCTTTCTTTTCTTCCTCGACTTCGGCGAGTTCTCCATCGTCGGCTCGAGCCCGGAAATTCTCGTTCGCGTGCGCGATGGCGAGGTCACCATTCGCCCGATCGCCGACACGCGGCCGCGTGGCGCGACACCCGCCGAGGACCGGGCCAATGCCGCCGATCTCCTCGCGGATGAAAAGGAGCGCGCCGAGCACCTGATGCTGGTCGACCTCGGGCGCAACGACGTCGGGCGGGTCTCGGAGATCGGCACGGTGACGCTGACGGACAGCTTCTTTCTCGAATACTACAGCCAGGTCATGCACATCGTCTCGAACGTCACGGGCCGGCTACGCGCCGACCGGGACGCGATCGACGCCTTGATGGCGGGCTTTCCGGCGGGCACCGTCTCGGGCGCGCCGAAGGTGCGCGCGATGCAGATCATCGACGAACTCGAGCGCGACAAGCGCGGGCCCTATGCCGGGTGCGTCGGATATTTTTCCGCGAACGGGCAGATGGACACCTGTATCGTGCTGCGCACGGCGCTCGTCAAGGATGGCGTCATGCACGTCCAGGCGGGCGCCGGCATCGTCGCCGATTCCATCCCCGAGAGCGAGCAGGCCGAGTGCGAGAACAAGGCCAAGGCGCTCTTCAAGGCGGCCGAGGAGGCCGTGCGCTTCGCGAGCCGCGGTCGGGGCAACCAGAGCTGA
- a CDS encoding triose-phosphate isomerase: MAPPRTLIAGNWKMNGLRAALGELAAMAQGLEALSAADRLDVLVCPPATLIAEAAGAMADRGIAIGAQDCHPADAGAHTGDLSAVMLADAGATAIILGHSERRGDHGETDGLVACKAASVGAAGLTAIVCIGETLGQRRYGLTLDVLERQLAASIPASLASEQLVVAYEPVWAIGTGLTPSLDDVASAHGFLRDKLVARYGSEAGNGVRLLYGGSVKAGNAAELLSITNVNGALVGGASLKASDFLGIVSAACAG; the protein is encoded by the coding sequence ATGGCCCCCCCGAGAACACTCATCGCAGGCAACTGGAAAATGAACGGGCTGCGTGCCGCCCTCGGCGAGTTGGCGGCCATGGCCCAGGGGCTCGAGGCGCTGTCGGCAGCCGATCGCCTGGACGTGCTCGTCTGCCCTCCCGCCACGCTCATCGCCGAAGCCGCGGGCGCGATGGCGGACCGTGGCATCGCGATCGGAGCGCAAGACTGTCACCCGGCGGATGCGGGCGCCCACACCGGTGACCTGTCAGCCGTGATGCTGGCCGATGCGGGCGCGACAGCGATCATCCTCGGTCATTCCGAGCGCCGCGGTGACCACGGCGAAACCGATGGCCTCGTTGCTTGCAAGGCCGCCTCAGTCGGAGCGGCTGGGCTGACGGCGATCGTCTGCATCGGCGAGACCCTCGGTCAGCGGCGCTACGGTCTCACGCTCGACGTTTTGGAGCGCCAGCTCGCGGCCTCCATCCCGGCCAGCCTGGCGTCGGAGCAACTCGTGGTTGCCTACGAGCCGGTCTGGGCGATCGGCACGGGGCTGACACCTTCGCTCGACGACGTCGCGAGCGCACACGGCTTCCTGCGTGATAAGCTGGTGGCGCGCTATGGGAGTGAGGCCGGCAACGGCGTTCGTCTTCTTTATGGTGGTTCGGTGAAAGCCGGCAACGCCGCCGAATTGCTCTCGATCACCAACGTGAACGGGGCATTGGTCGGGGGCGCCAGTCTGAAGGCCAGCGATTTTCTCGGTATCGTGTCAGCTGCGTGTGCCGGCTGA
- the secG gene encoding preprotein translocase subunit SecG, translating into MATVVLVIHLMIAVALVATVLIQRSEGGALGIGGGGGMMAGRGSANLLTRATTILGAAFFATSIILTVLAQRSGEPPSIIDQLGQPATQSAPATPTGEGAPASAPSGGGILDALQPATPQVPQSQ; encoded by the coding sequence ATGGCCACCGTCGTTCTCGTCATCCACCTCATGATCGCCGTCGCGCTGGTCGCGACGGTGCTGATCCAGCGCTCGGAGGGCGGTGCCCTTGGCATCGGCGGCGGCGGAGGCATGATGGCGGGGCGGGGCAGTGCGAACCTCCTGACCCGGGCGACCACGATCCTCGGTGCGGCGTTCTTTGCCACGAGCATCATCCTGACGGTGCTGGCGCAGCGCAGCGGCGAGCCGCCGAGCATCATCGACCAGCTGGGTCAGCCAGCCACCCAGTCGGCTCCCGCAACGCCCACCGGTGAAGGTGCTCCTGCGAGTGCTCCGAGCGGCGGTGGCATCCTCGATGCACTGCAGCCGGCGACACCACAGGTTCCGCAGTCTCAGTAG
- a CDS encoding tetratricopeptide repeat protein: MVRAFVILRGGNSARGSEKVGVQEAHGAANWISEASVADQFVHVANYYEAIAAPNEHPLPAGGFFHDEIFATPNFAGRAADLVAIEASLWGGGGTATIAKRHTIAGLGGVGKSTLAREYAHRAATANRYRFAWWLAAETEDGVMQGLADLGGRLDPRVAEIAAQSLPEAARLTLALIEAGDKSDPRPGLLVYDNVPGPEYPPPAEGQPATKLQDLMPASGAHVIASTRHTTWPGRFAAREIDVLAPEAAVDFLLAETKRSDHDGAAALAKALGYLPLALDHAAATCKARGLSFAAYEREWEAQLADVPEGTDYPRSVAATFGLALDAVTAAAPMAGAVMGLLAYLAPEDIPLDLFPEEKAKELDLEAALDALARVALIRRDKLADGTSGLSVNLVVQAMARARLERLPNGDSAREAVGAALELVTAAFPGGERRADHIRNWPACARLAPHAEAVTGHLWRLSGANPESLGASARSAGVLLSQLALYFFSRAAYATAEPLYHRALAIFEATSGSEHPTIAIALNNLASLLQATGRFTEAEPLMWRAQKIDEKAFGPDHPTVAIRLNNLASLLQATGRLEGAEPLMRRAVGIVEARLGREHTNVATALNNLAQLLQATGRLDEAEPLMRRALAIDEKAYGPDHPVVTRDLNNLAQLLKATGRLDEAEEPMRRALEIARARLGEDHPNTRTFSRNYALLLAKMAAPAATDRDDGPPAG; the protein is encoded by the coding sequence ATGGTCAGAGCATTTGTCATCCTTCGCGGAGGTAATTCCGCTCGGGGGTCAGAAAAGGTTGGGGTCCAGGAGGCCCATGGCGCCGCAAACTGGATTTCCGAGGCAAGCGTCGCGGATCAATTCGTACACGTTGCAAATTACTACGAGGCCATCGCCGCCCCCAACGAGCACCCACTCCCGGCGGGCGGGTTCTTCCATGACGAGATCTTTGCGACCCCCAACTTCGCCGGCCGCGCGGCCGACCTCGTAGCCATCGAGGCCAGTCTTTGGGGCGGCGGGGGCACCGCCACCATCGCCAAGCGCCACACCATCGCCGGGCTCGGCGGCGTCGGCAAATCGACCCTCGCGCGCGAATACGCCCACCGCGCCGCCACCGCGAACCGCTATCGCTTTGCCTGGTGGCTCGCTGCCGAAACGGAGGATGGCGTCATGCAGGGCCTCGCCGACCTCGGCGGCCGGCTCGATCCGCGCGTCGCGGAGATCGCTGCCCAAAGTCTCCCCGAAGCCGCCCGCTTAACCCTCGCACTCATCGAGGCGGGCGACAAATCCGATCCGCGCCCCGGCCTCCTCGTCTACGACAACGTGCCGGGGCCCGAGTACCCGCCCCCCGCCGAGGGCCAGCCGGCCACCAAGCTCCAGGACCTGATGCCCGCCTCCGGCGCGCACGTCATCGCCTCCACGCGCCACACCACGTGGCCGGGGCGCTTTGCGGCGCGCGAGATCGACGTGCTCGCGCCCGAGGCGGCCGTGGACTTCCTCCTTGCCGAGACGAAGCGGAGCGATCATGACGGTGCCGCCGCCCTCGCAAAGGCGCTCGGCTATCTCCCCCTCGCCCTCGACCATGCGGCCGCGACCTGCAAGGCGCGGGGGCTGTCGTTTGCGGCCTACGAGAGGGAATGGGAGGCGCAACTCGCCGACGTGCCGGAGGGCACGGACTATCCGCGGAGCGTTGCCGCCACCTTCGGTCTCGCGCTCGATGCCGTGACTGCAGCAGCGCCGATGGCGGGTGCGGTGATGGGCCTCTTGGCCTATCTGGCGCCGGAGGATATTCCGCTCGACCTCTTTCCCGAGGAGAAGGCCAAGGAACTCGATCTCGAGGCGGCTCTCGACGCGCTCGCCCGCGTCGCCCTCATCCGCCGCGACAAGCTCGCCGACGGTACGTCCGGCCTTTCCGTCAACCTCGTCGTCCAGGCCATGGCTCGGGCGCGATTGGAGCGGCTGCCGAATGGGGACTCGGCGCGCGAGGCGGTTGGTGCGGCACTTGAGCTGGTCACGGCTGCATTTCCAGGCGGGGAGCGGCGCGCAGACCACATTCGCAATTGGCCCGCTTGCGCCCGTCTCGCGCCCCATGCCGAGGCCGTCACCGGCCACCTCTGGCGTCTTTCGGGGGCAAATCCCGAGTCGCTCGGAGCCTCAGCTAGAAGCGCCGGTGTACTTCTCAGTCAACTAGCACTCTATTTCTTCAGCCGCGCCGCCTACGCCACCGCCGAGCCTCTCTATCACCGGGCACTGGCAATTTTCGAGGCCACATCCGGCTCTGAACATCCAACGATCGCGATCGCCCTCAATAACCTTGCGAGTTTGCTCCAGGCGACGGGTCGCTTCACCGAGGCCGAGCCGCTGATGTGGCGGGCGCAGAAGATCGACGAGAAGGCCTTCGGGCCGGACCACCCCACTGTGGCGATCCGCCTCAATAACCTCGCGTCGTTGCTCCAAGCGACTGGACGTCTCGAGGGGGCCGAGCCGCTGATGCGTCGGGCGGTCGGTATCGTGGAAGCCCGGCTCGGACGCGAGCATACGAACGTGGCCACGGCACTAAATAACCTTGCGCAGTTGCTCCAGGCGACGGGCCGTCTCGACGAGGCCGAGCCGCTGATGCGGCGGGCGCTGGCGATCGACGAGAAGGCCTATGGGCCAGATCATCCCGTCGTGACGAGGGATCTCAACAACCTCGCGCAGTTGCTCAAGGCGACGGGCCGCCTCGACGAGGCCGAGGAGCCGATGCGGCGGGCGCTGGAGATTGCCCGCGCGCGCCTCGGCGAGGATCATCCGAACACGCGGACCTTCTCGCGCAACTACGCGCTCCTCCTCGCCAAGATGGCCGCGCCCGCCGCCACGGATCGCGACGATGGCCCGCCGGCGGGGTGA